In the Syntrophus aciditrophicus SB genome, GCTGGTCCGGAGTGGGCTTGGCAGTTCCAATGTCCATATGCCGGTAAACCTGCATGGAGTCCGCGCTGATGATTTCTCCACCCCATTGCTTCGCCAGACGGATCGCAGCGGCCGTCTTACCCACCGCGGTGGGTCCCATAACCACGATCAGCCGGGGTTTTTCTATACTGCCGGTCATCTTGTTCCATTTCTTCTGCGATAAGAGATTGCCTTTCTTCGGCTGCCCTCTTCCGCGTCGTCATCTTCCCGATTCATGATTTCACAACGGCGCCGCACTGTCCCTGCCGTTTTACCCTCCTGCTTATTGCGGTGGAGCGCAAGGAACTCTATCTGCGCCGGAACATCCGTTCAATGTCTTTGAGAGGATACAGCACATAAACGGGCCTTCCGTGAGGACAGGTCGCGGCAAAAGGCGTGGCATCCAGATCACGGCACAATTGAGCTACTTCCTCCCGGATCAGTTTTTGCCCTGCCTTGACCGCTCCCCGGCAGGCCAGATAGGCATATATCTTTTCGCCCTTCTCCTGAAGAGAAAGGCCCCCCCCGCGATCGGCACATTCCGCGATCAGATCCTTCACGAGAACTCCCGGATCAAGATGGGCCAGCAGAGTCGGCAGGGCCTTGATGATGATTTCCTCCCCGCCAAAAGGTTCCGCTTCGATGCCGACCTGCTCCAGAAGCGGAACCACGTCGCCGAATCGTTCAAAATCCGGCCTGGACAGATTCAGGATCTCAGGAATAAGGAGCACCTGAACGGCTGTTTTGTTTCTTTCCGCCGCCTTTTTAATCTTTTCAAAGAGTATCCGTTCATGCGCCGCGTGTTGATCGATCAGAAGCATTCCGTCTGCCACAGAAAAAATCAAATAACTGTCCCACAGGGAACCGAGATAGACGAGGTCGGCGAAAACCGGATGAAAAGAATTCTGAGGCAGCGCCGGAGCGGGTGAAAGCAGGAGGGACTCCCGGGCATGGATCTCCTCTCCCCTGATCCGTTCAGCGAGGAAATGTTTTTTATTTACCGGATTGGCTTCTGTTCCCGTTCCATACATCATTTTCCGGCTTCCCGATGCCAGGGAATATCGTCTCAGGGCCTCGGAAATCCGGGATTCGTAATCCTCTTGCGGAATATGGCCGATTTCCGCAGTTCCAGCCGGTCCGTAGCGCGTCAAACTCAAAGCGGATTGACCCATGCCGCGAAGCATGCCGGACAGAGCCTCAACAACGGCTTCATAAACGGTCCGGGGCTGCCGGAAACGCACCTCCAGCTTCGCAGGATGGACATTGACGTCCACATCGGCCGGGTCCAGATCAACATAGAGAACCACCGCCGGGTATCTTCGAGGCTCGATAACTCGCCGATAAGCTGTCATCACGGCATGATTCAGGAGATGATCCCTGACATGCCGCCGGTTGACAAATGTATAGATCTGTCTCGTCGTTGCGCAGGTAAAGTCAGGGCGGGAGGCAAAGCCAGTAACCCGGACCCGGTCGGTTTCCCCTTCAATGGGCTGCAAGCGGTCGGCATCGGCATTTCCGAGAACGAGGGCGACCCGCTCGGAAAGCCTGGATGTTGCCGGATAATGGCACAGTTCTCTCCCTTTGGAAAATACACGGATTCTTACTTCCGGATTCGCCAGGGACAGGCGCGTAATGACATCCAGGCAGTAAGCCCGTTCCGTTGCCTCCGCCTTGAGAAATTTCTTGCGCACCGGAACAGAATCAAAAATCCGGCTGACAGTAATTGAGGTTCCTATCGGACAGCCGGCTTCCGTCTTTTCGCAGATATTCCCCCCTTCGACTACAATCCGCATTCCTGCAAGATCGTCGGCGGTACGGGTAACGAGTTCAGTCCGGGAGATGGAGGCGATGCTTGCCAGGGCTTCTCCCCGGAACCCGAAGGATCTCACCCGGTAAAGATCATCGAACTCGGCTATTTTGCTCGTGGCATGACGGGCAAAGGCAAGGGTCACATCCTGGGCGAATATTCCGCTGCCGTTGTCGGCAACCCGGATCAGTCCGCAGCCGCCTCTTTCCAACTCGACATTGATATCCGTCGCCCCGGAATCCAGGGCATTTTCCAGGAGTTCCTTGACGATGGACGCCGGTCTCTCCACAACCTCGCCGGCGGCAATCCTGTGAGTCAGTGTTTCAGGAAGAAGGACGATTCTGCGATTCAACGGCTTACCTCCAATTTATCAGGGAAAAAGAGGCCGCGGCCATCCCTTCTTGACGGACGACCGCGGCCTCAGGCATATTTTTTTGTGCTCCTGAATATCCGGAATGAAAGCCTGTTAAGACTGTCTATCTCAATCCAGAACGATCATCACACGGCATTTCTTCAGGAATGATAAATTATCCTTTGCCGCCCGGATCATCCGCGCGTCATCACTGCTGATTATGATATTGGCGGCCCCCGCGCCATCCGTCTTCAACCCTTTGACGCTCAGGGGATTGCTTGTCACCCGGGGGTTGCTCTGGGCGGCGGTCAGATCTCTGGCATAACCGGTCATCCCCTGCTGAATGGCGAACTCCCGTTCTACCATCATGGAACCATAGACCTCACCGCCGTTTTCATCGACAATTTTTGGTGACATGGCCGGTCGAGCCTGAAGTCCACGGGCATCGATCACCAATCCGGTAAAAGCAACGGGAGCCGGAATTGCACCCTGCGGCGCGGGGGTATCTTCCGGCGGAGGCTGCGGTGCAGTCATCTGAGGCACGGGGGGAGAAGCGGGCGCTTCTGCGGATGGCGCCTCCGGGACGGGTTCGATTTTCTTTTTCTCCAGAATTCTGGGGATAACCACCCTGGAAAATTCGCCCTGAAGCGGCATTCTCAATGTCACTTCCACGGTTCCATCTGACAGATACTCCTGATTTACCACAATGGCCCCTTTCACCAGACCTTCTACCTGGGATTTGATCACGTCACTTTCGGCAACGAAGTCCCTGATGGTGGTTTCGGAACTGACCTGCACGCCCCTGGTGATTTCCAGCAGATTGCGTTGAGCATCCAGTCTGGCTGCCCTCAAGGCCAGAGGGCGGGCATTGGGTCTGCCGACATACCGGTCCGGCGGCGCACCAATGCCGACGGCCTCTATATAACCGGCGGACCAGTTGATTTTTCCCCTGTCCCCCATGGTCTGAACGATCTGCACCCATTCGGACAGTCCGACTTTTTCATCCTGAGCCATTACGACGCCTGAAAAGAAAATCAGTGCGGCTGACACCACGCCAACAGAAATCCATCGCTTCCACTGCATAGCTGCCTCCTTATGAACATGAACTTGAACTGAAATTCAACGCACCCGCTGTCATCCGTATTTCGAGCTTCTCTTCTCAATGAGTGCGAAACTACCAAAAATACACACCCGTTTCAATGAGGAAATCAGGGTCGCCGAAGATCTCTCTCATCCTTCCTTCCGGCAAAGGCATCGGCCTGAGGGGCTTTCAGCCAGGGCTTGATGGAAATGCCATCTTCATTCTGCCTGAAGATGCCGGAGTCATCGGGAGCGGAACTCCCCCACCAGTTCCGTGAGGCGTCGATCCGAATGCTTGAGAAGGCTTGAATGTCCGTGATCTCATTCCTCAGAAAATTGTTGAAGTTGATCTTCGGACGGGACATGCCGACACACTTGATGGCGCCTTCGCCGGTGTTTTCCTCAAAAGTGCTGTAAGATATCCTGGGCGCCACGTCGTTCCGGCAGAAAACGCCGTTCTGGGCGTTCTTTGTGATATGACACCAGGAGATTTCCGGTGATCCGAAGGATATGTCCAGGGCGATGTCCGCGTATTTAAACACACAATAGCGGAAAATGCTGTTTGCCTTCGTCGGTTTGGCCAAGTGGATCGCTGTGGAATACGAGCCGGGCGTCGGTGATTGCCCGGAGGCTGTGAAGAGAACGGGGCGGTCGCTCGTCCCGAGGGCCTCGACGGCGCCGTCTTCCACGATGATCGAGGTATGGGGATCGTAACGGATTTCCACCCCCGGTTCGATATGCAGGATCGCGCCGCCGTCGATTACCACGTCCCGCTTCACCTGATAGGGGCTGTTTGCCGGAATCAGAAACGCGTCCCTGCTGATCGATCCTCCCAGATCCGATGCCGGAATATTCAGGGGAATCGGCTTTCCCTGAGGCCAGGGAGCACTCAAAACAGACCCCACCGAAATCCTTCCGCTTATTCTTGAAAAGAGTTCCGCGCCCCTGACGGTTCCCCACCAGTTCAGCAGGCCATCGGCCGGTTCCCCCACGCTGTCTGCCGCCATATCCAGGGGGGTGTTATCGAACAGATTATTTTCCCGGATCGCCGCTTGACTTGTGTTTACCAAAATGCCCGTACCCCGGTTCCGGGTTACCAGATTATGCCGGATCACTGGCGCCGAACTCTGAATTCGAACGCCCTCACGCTCGTTATCCTGGATCCTGTTGCCCTCGAGAAGAGGTTGTGCTCCATTGACGATGAGAATGGCAGCTTCCCGATTTCTGGAAATGATATTGTCGACCACCCGGGGTTTGGAAAAAGCCCCGTCAATGTGCAGGGCGACTCCGTTTTCCAGTAGTTCGCAGGTCTCGATCCGTGGTGATGAAGACAGGCAGGCAACGGCAGTTTCCGCTCCCCGGATGCGGCAAAACCGCAACGGATTTTCCTTATCCCGGACATTGACAAACCGGAGACCAGGCCATGTTTTCTTACCTTCCACCACGTCGAAATTCACAATGTGCTCCCGGTCGCCCTGGACCTCGATCCGGCCTTCGATGATTAACGCCCCTTCACGGGAACGGACCTCCGTTCCCGGTTCAATCACCAGTCGGGCCTTGTCCGCCACTGTCACATCCTTTTCGAGCACATAGGGACTGGCGCCGGAATACCAGACGGTATCGGTCTCTATCCGGCCCGATACCGGGGTCGGTCCCGGAGCGACAGCCACTCCCTCCAAAGCATCCGTCGCCTCACTCTCATTTCCGGCCTCGTCAAAAGCGGTAATCCGATAATAATATGGCTGTAAATTCTCCAGCCCCTCATCACGCCACTGCGTCACTTCCGTTTTCGCGATTTCTTCATAGCCGGTCAGAGGGGTCTTGCTCCGATATACTTTGTAGCCTGCCAGATCGGTTGCTTCCCCTTTGGTCCAGTTGAGCAGGATCGTCCGGTTTCTTCCTACCGCCCTGGCTTCGGCAATCTTTTCCGGCGGCTTTGTATCCAGGGTGACGGTCCCGACAGCATCAACCCACTGAACCGCATTCCCGGAATCGTCGCGAAGCGTCCCGACAATGGTGGCCCGGGAAAGGTTATCGCCGGGAACAACTTTATATATGCCGAGATAACCGCCGGGTTCGATTTCCCGCATGTCCACATGCTTCCGAAAATCCCCGATGTCAAAGGAGGCCCGCATTTTCGGTGTCCCTTGAATGACCACCCGTATCTCTTCCCCGGCCTTTTTAGGCTTTCCCTGAGTATCCTGAGTCAGCAGGGTGATGCCCGGTGGACGGAGAGCTTCGGCAAGATGAGGTACGGGAAGGGTTTTGACCATCTCCCGGAAAAGATCGTCGCAGGCGCGAAGCAGCTGAATGTCCCGGATATTCATGGACGTGGCAACAACGGTTGCAATCAGACCGACCGGTGTTGTAGATACACCGCCTTCGTGTATTCGCGTCACGTGTTTTCCACTCCAGAGGAAATGACCGGTTTTCGCATCATACATCCGAATTTCAGCGCCGACGGAAACCTGAGAGTAGACAAGGGCAAAGAGTCTGTCGAAATTGGATATCTCTCCAAATACCACCGCATCGACTCCCAAGATTTCCCCCAGCTTTACGGGAGATGTGTTCCGAATAACCCCGGGGTCCGTCAGTCCGGCCTTCAGCAGCAGATCGTCGACACGATGAAGTTCCATGTCTTTGAACGGCAGGGAGCTGAAATGATTATAAAAGCCCTTCCTTACTTCATTTGAACCCGCCTGACTGTTTGAAGAATTGCGGAAGGGAAGTACGGCAACCGTGCGGGGCGTGTGCTTTTCCATGTAAGGATCCACGACATAGGTCCCCTGGAAGAGTTGCCTTATCTGCGGTGAAATCACCGTATTTTTGGTCGCTGCGAGACACCCCTGAAGAATTATAAGGACAGATAAAAGAAATGCCATGACCCATACTCCAGAGCATTTTCTCGACATAAAACCAGCCTCCGATGGAATTTTTATAATGGGTTGAAAACTTCAACCGCGGACAGGGCGTTATGGTCGTGCGTGATCACTTCGCCATGTCCGGGATAAATAATCTTCGGGGAAATCATCCCGACCAGTTCCCGATATGTGTTGCATATGATTTTCCTACTCCAGCAGAAACCGTTCAGCCTTCCCCTGCCTTCCTTAAAGGGGTTGACGACCAGATCGCCGCAGATCAGTTCTCCCGTGGACGGGTGATAAAAGGAAATGGAATCCTCCGTATGTCCAGGCGTCTCGATAACCTGCCATGCACCAAAACCGGCCGCGCACGTTTGGAGGAATCCTTTATTCTCCTCTCTGGCATCAGGAGATCGAGGGGTATTGAGTTCGAAATACCCGACCCGGCTTTCCGGAAAGGGCAGGTGAATGCAGTTTCTCAACCCTGGAAGGGGAATACCCGACAGACTGTCAAAACGCAGATGGTCAAATCTCCTCACATAGCGGGTGCACCAGAACGTGGCGGGAAGAAAACCGGAAAACCAGTGCCGGATAAGCGAAAGTTTTCTTCTGCCCTGGACATACTCCCGAATGAATGGAGAATAGAGAATTCTGGTTGAAAGCGGACATTTTTCCAGGAATGATCCCATTCCGCCGATATGGTCGATATGAAAATGCGTAGCCGTAATAAACCGGACATCCTTCATGGCCATGTCCGGCTGCCCGGCAATGAACTGTTCAATGTCCCTGGCAGCGCCGATACTTCCAATATCCACAACCATCAGGCCATCGAGTCCGGAAATGACATAGGACCTGGAAAATCCGCAATTCGGAACAGGATGGATCATAAACGCATTCCTTCTTTCTTCAGTTGCAGATCAAAAAGGCCTGGAGTCTGACGTTGTCCGATAATCAGGAAAATCGGAGAACGTCCCGGCGCCGACAGTTATTTTACATCTTCCGACTCTTTTGGATTGCCTTTGTGGGGAACCTTTTCGACAAGAAATCCCTGCTGATTTTTAGGCGGCATCTGAATGAACTTGTATGGAATTGCGATGGGCTCCCGTCCGATCGCCATCGTCCTGTGCGTGAGGTACCAGACAAATCCCGTCGCGGTATCAACGAGATAGGCATTGTCTTCGCCGATTCCAGCAACGACCGCATATCTCCCCGATTCACCGGCAACACAGAGGGAACAAACCAACCCCTGCAATAGCACCATACTGCCGGCAATCAGCAATATTCTGCCTGACATGAACCATCTTTTCAACTTCGATGATGTCCTTCCGCGACATATCCGGTTATGACTCATAAATACACCTCCGTTTCGATTCTCTGTTCCGGAAAGGCTGCCTTCCCTCACCTGATTTGAAATGGCCACGACGATGACGATATTTTCCCATGAGTCAGGAGTGCGATGAAGAATTTCTTTTGATCTCTTATCTGCCCGTAATCGTAATCACGGCGCTGGGCTCACTTTCCAGACCATACTTGTCCACCGCGGTCACAACGTAGGACCGGCTTTTACCCGGGGGAAGGGTTTCATCCCTGAAAGTGCTTTCCTTCAGGGAACCCAGTTTATTATTTCCTCCGAACAGACGTTTTTCATAAACAACAAATTGAACCACATCGAAAGATTTTGATCCTTCCCACTGCAACTCAGCGGTTCCGTCTGCATAATTTCCCCTGATTTCCAGGGGAGCCGCGGGTCTGGACCGGGTCTGAACTGTTGCTGTCTCAGACAGATCGCTGATCAAACCATCCTTGTCCTCAACCTGCAGACGGTAATAATAAGTCACGCCGTCTTTCAAATCCTTATCGAGATAGTCGGTACCTGCATTAACCCCTGCGATTTTTACAAAATCACTGTCCCGCGTCGTTGTCGAACGATAAAGGAGATAAGCCGCAATATCCGATTCCGGGTTTGGAACCCACGAAAGGGGAACTTCCCTCACTCTCTGAGATTTTCCCTGAAGAGCCTGCGGCCTCGATGGTCTTTTTTTCGTTGTAGCGGACACTGTCGCGGCCGGATAACTTTCAATGTTCACCTTATTAAAGGAGGTCAACCGGTAGTACAACGTTTGATTGTCATCCAGCTTGCCAAAGCCCCGGATGTCATCCACATGGTGGTTGCTGTTTCGCCCCACTATTTTTTTCAGAAGAACATATTCCCCGTCTTTACGGTCGGAATAATAAAGGTTGTAGCCTTCAACGTCATTTTCAAAACTCTGTGCCCAGGATAATTCCACTTTTCCGACCAGTCCGCTTTTAGCGGAAAACCCTGTCGGTGCCGACGGTTTACCTTTTGTAACCGCGGATAATTCAAAGGATGGCGAGGTTTCCAGATCGGGTTCTTCATATGCCGTTACATGGTAATAATACTTCGTACCATCAGAAAGACCTTCTGTATCCGTATACTGAATTCTCCCTGAACCCAGGGGTGACTTCTCAATTTTTTTTATTTTGGCAAACTCCGCATGATCCGGTGCACGGCGATAAACATAGTATCCTTTAATGAAGGGAGAATTTATGGGCTCACAGGATATCCTGATCTCACGGACCATATCTCCCTGGGCAGCACAGGTGCTGACCACCGGAACGGTGTTGCCCCTGATCGGAAAAGACATCTCACTTTCCAGGTTTTTCTCATTATAAGCAGTCACGCGGTAATAATAGTCTTCGCCATCAGCCAGATTCCGGTCGGTGTAGGAAACCTTGAACAACCTGTCGAGAGGAGTCGATGAAGCAATGCCGATTCCCAGATCCTTACCCAGGATATTCGCTATTTCCTGAAAAGGCCCCTTCTCGACTTTCGCCCGGTAAAGCTTGTATCCTTTCATCTTCATGGGATCATCACTGGGAATCGGACTGGGAGACCAGGTCAGTTGAATGCTCCTGATGTGACCTTCCGCTCTCAGAATGACCGGCGGATTGGGCGTGGGCGCCGTTTCCGCGGAAATAACCGGAGAAAATTCACTTCTCAGGCCCTTACTGTTGAGGGCGCGGATCTTATAATAATATAAAGAATTTCTTGAAACGGATGAATCCACATACTCGGGGTTGCTCACCCGACCCATCAGGACAAAGGGTCCTGCCGCCGATGTGCCGCGAAACACCTCATATCCGCTCACCGAACTCCCCGGCGGATTTTCCCAGGTAAGAGAAACCCGTCCACTGCCGGAACGTTTATAAAAATTTACCGGCCCTTGAAAAGCAATTTTTTCATCCTCCACGGGCTTCACACCATACTCGGACATGGCCCTGGCGATAAAGCGGCTGAGATCCCTGACCTCACCCATCAACCCTGCATCGCCGAAAGATTTGATCTGCCTGCTGAAGATCACTTTCCTGTGATTTATATGAATGACCTTGCAGTTGATGAAAATAATCGAACCCTTTTTCCCTGCATTGCCCACAACAATCATATTGATTCCCAGACGGGAACCGATATGGATCACATTCTCCAGGTTTTCGTCCTGCTGGAGATCGTTGAGGCTTAAAAAGGCTTCGAGCTCCTTGCGATCAAGCAGCTCAAGAGAGGGATCTTCCTTCAGGGCGTTCATCAGCATGTTGGTTATCGTTGTACCGTAACCGGAGGCTTCCAGATTCATCGTACCAAAGTTGAATACCGCCACCTTCGTCTGCTGAATTTCTCCTCCCCGACTCTCCACAGGAAACATAACCGAAATCAGCAACATAACCCCCAGGTAAAACCACAAGCAGCGTTTTTTCATTCCTTTCCGTCTCCGATTGAATTTATGCGACTGAATACCTCTGTTGTTCCGTCAGGATCATTTATCCTTGATCAATTGATCGATGCTCTCGATGGATTTAGCCGTAATCGGCGTCGAAATTCCCTTGAGCTTTTCATCGAAAACCGTATCGACATACCGTTCAATGGCCAGATCATAATTCCGTCGCTTCTGTTGCTGCTGCTGTGCCTGCCTGAAATATTCAATCTCCAGACTCTGGTAATGCTTGAGAACACTCTGACCCATTTCGGAAATCTTTTCACTGGTCAGTTCGTCCATCACCTCCGGTTCCGTCGCCAGATCCAGAGGGTCATGGCGGATATTGCCAGCGGGAACAGCATCCTGATATTTGTCTTCCTTTATCTTTTTTCCCGCGATCGTGTTGCTGAAAATGTTTTCCCCTGTCAGGGTATCAACCAGCTTGTAGGATATTTCAATCAGGGCGGTTACTTTCGCGCTGCCCTGGCGGTATGAAATAAACTGATAGTTTTTCTTTTTGGTTGTTCTGGGGGGCGCCGTCTTCAATGCTTCCATTGTGGGATTGGGATGCATCAGCAACCAATCGGAAAATTCCGGATTCCGTACATCCTCTTCATCCACGAGAACCTTAACCTGGCTGACGCTGGGCGTATCGACGGTTTTTGCCATGTAATGGAGAACGTCACCCATGATAAAGGTATCTATACCCCTCATTTTACCGACATTCTGAGCCGATTTCATATCCACGATCCCCGTCTGCCCAAGCTGCATTTCTCTCAATATGGATTGGAGATTCTCCCGTTCAATAATGCGAAGATCGCCACTGGCATTCCTGTGCAGGTAGGCAATCAATTTATTGGCGGCTATCTTGCCCGCATCACGATCATTGGCTGGAGAACCGAAATCGAACACGGCGATCGATTTCTTTATCCGTTTGTTGATATGATCTTTAACATCAAGTAATTTCTGGAACAATTCCGGGTGGCTGGGATTTACACTTTCCACCTTCTGATACCAGACCAGGGCGTTGCCCCACATATCCCGCTCAAGATATTTATCCCCCCGTTCCATCATCCGCCCGCATAAGTTTTTTTGAAGTTCATTAAACAGCGGATCATCAAGAAGTGCCGGGGAATTATTTTTAGCGCCTTCCGCTTTTTTCATTGCCGGATACAGCTTTCCCTGATTAAGCAGTTTCAGGGCATCGTCAAAATAAATCTGGCCGACCCTGGTTTTCAAAGAATCTCTTTTTTTCTGAACATCTGCATTTTCAGGCTGATATTCCAGAGCCTTTTCAAAAAGAAAAACTGCCCGTGCCCAGTTCTGCCTGTGTATCGCCTTTTCCGCCTCACTGTTGAAATAATCAAAGCTGTCCCTTGATATCGCCTCCTGATGCAGTTTGGCGACGTCATAGTAATTCGGGACAAGCTCGATTACGGACTTAAAGGCCTGGGCAGCCAGCTTCCACTCATCCTGCTTGCTCAAGGATAGCCCCTGCTGATAGAGTTGCTTTGCCGATTCCTGCTCCGCTCTGGCCAGACGTGCTGTCGTATCTTCGTAATTAGGAAATATCCTGTTCACTTTTTTTAATTTTGCGACAACGTCACCCCATGCTTCCTTCTGCATATCGAGCTCCGCCTGACTGTACAGAATTTTGACGGTGTTCTGAAGAGATGCAATTTTGTCCCTGATCTGAATGTGAAAAGCAGCAACAGCCGGATTCAGGTCATCCAGACCACCGGCAGCCGCAGCTTCCGTTAAAACACTTTCAAGTGAAATCAGATTTTCATCCGTGATTGTTTCAAATAATTGCTTTGCCTTCTCATAATGAAGCTTTGCCGCTTCCCTTTTCGCGGCTGCCAGGGAATCCCTGTATGTCGAATTTCCCGGATCTTCATCGACAGCCTTCTTGTAGAAGATGACGGCATCATCCCAGCGTTTCTGATTTTCCATTTCCCGGCCCGTTTTATAGCTCTCGTTCACGACACACCCCGAAAGCATCAGGTTCATCAGTAAGCCAAGCAGAATCCACCGAATATTCCTCTGTTTCATTGTCGCCTCCCCTTGATTCGTTAATGCTGTCTCCGATCCCCTGAGCAGGAAGCCCTCCGGTGAGCATGTCCTTTTTTTGCTCATGCCGTAATTCCAGGCGCTTCCTGTCAATAAAATCCCCGTTAAAATACCGCTTCAATCCTGTTCGAGCTGATTCCCAGAATCCTGATTCGTCTTTTATCCAGGGTCATCGTGGAAAGATCGTCGGCAACGCCATGAACATTCCCCCGCACTTCCAGATCCAGGTCGGCCGTTCCCCT is a window encoding:
- the mutL gene encoding DNA mismatch repair endonuclease MutL; translation: MNRRIVLLPETLTHRIAAGEVVERPASIVKELLENALDSGATDINVELERGGCGLIRVADNGSGIFAQDVTLAFARHATSKIAEFDDLYRVRSFGFRGEALASIASISRTELVTRTADDLAGMRIVVEGGNICEKTEAGCPIGTSITVSRIFDSVPVRKKFLKAEATERAYCLDVITRLSLANPEVRIRVFSKGRELCHYPATSRLSERVALVLGNADADRLQPIEGETDRVRVTGFASRPDFTCATTRQIYTFVNRRHVRDHLLNHAVMTAYRRVIEPRRYPAVVLYVDLDPADVDVNVHPAKLEVRFRQPRTVYEAVVEALSGMLRGMGQSALSLTRYGPAGTAEIGHIPQEDYESRISEALRRYSLASGSRKMMYGTGTEANPVNKKHFLAERIRGEEIHARESLLLSPAPALPQNSFHPVFADLVYLGSLWDSYLIFSVADGMLLIDQHAAHERILFEKIKKAAERNKTAVQVLLIPEILNLSRPDFERFGDVVPLLEQVGIEAEPFGGEEIIIKALPTLLAHLDPGVLVKDLIAECADRGGGLSLQEKGEKIYAYLACRGAVKAGQKLIREEVAQLCRDLDATPFAATCPHGRPVYVLYPLKDIERMFRRR
- a CDS encoding GNA1162 family protein, encoding MAFLLSVLIILQGCLAATKNTVISPQIRQLFQGTYVVDPYMEKHTPRTVAVLPFRNSSNSQAGSNEVRKGFYNHFSSLPFKDMELHRVDDLLLKAGLTDPGVIRNTSPVKLGEILGVDAVVFGEISNFDRLFALVYSQVSVGAEIRMYDAKTGHFLWSGKHVTRIHEGGVSTTPVGLIATVVATSMNIRDIQLLRACDDLFREMVKTLPVPHLAEALRPPGITLLTQDTQGKPKKAGEEIRVVIQGTPKMRASFDIGDFRKHVDMREIEPGGYLGIYKVVPGDNLSRATIVGTLRDDSGNAVQWVDAVGTVTLDTKPPEKIAEARAVGRNRTILLNWTKGEATDLAGYKVYRSKTPLTGYEEIAKTEVTQWRDEGLENLQPYYYRITAFDEAGNESEATDALEGVAVAPGPTPVSGRIETDTVWYSGASPYVLEKDVTVADKARLVIEPGTEVRSREGALIIEGRIEVQGDREHIVNFDVVEGKKTWPGLRFVNVRDKENPLRFCRIRGAETAVACLSSSPRIETCELLENGVALHIDGAFSKPRVVDNIISRNREAAILIVNGAQPLLEGNRIQDNEREGVRIQSSAPVIRHNLVTRNRGTGILVNTSQAAIRENNLFDNTPLDMAADSVGEPADGLLNWWGTVRGAELFSRISGRISVGSVLSAPWPQGKPIPLNIPASDLGGSISRDAFLIPANSPYQVKRDVVIDGGAILHIEPGVEIRYDPHTSIIVEDGAVEALGTSDRPVLFTASGQSPTPGSYSTAIHLAKPTKANSIFRYCVFKYADIALDISFGSPEISWCHITKNAQNGVFCRNDVAPRISYSTFEENTGEGAIKCVGMSRPKINFNNFLRNEITDIQAFSSIRIDASRNWWGSSAPDDSGIFRQNEDGISIKPWLKAPQADAFAGRKDERDLRRP
- a CDS encoding MBL fold metallo-hydrolase, producing MIHPVPNCGFSRSYVISGLDGLMVVDIGSIGAARDIEQFIAGQPDMAMKDVRFITATHFHIDHIGGMGSFLEKCPLSTRILYSPFIREYVQGRRKLSLIRHWFSGFLPATFWCTRYVRRFDHLRFDSLSGIPLPGLRNCIHLPFPESRVGYFELNTPRSPDAREENKGFLQTCAAGFGAWQVIETPGHTEDSISFYHPSTGELICGDLVVNPFKEGRGRLNGFCWSRKIICNTYRELVGMISPKIIYPGHGEVITHDHNALSAVEVFNPL
- a CDS encoding fibronectin type III domain-containing protein; translation: MKKRCLWFYLGVMLLISVMFPVESRGGEIQQTKVAVFNFGTMNLEASGYGTTITNMLMNALKEDPSLELLDRKELEAFLSLNDLQQDENLENVIHIGSRLGINMIVVGNAGKKGSIIFINCKVIHINHRKVIFSRQIKSFGDAGLMGEVRDLSRFIARAMSEYGVKPVEDEKIAFQGPVNFYKRSGSGRVSLTWENPPGSSVSGYEVFRGTSAAGPFVLMGRVSNPEYVDSSVSRNSLYYYKIRALNSKGLRSEFSPVISAETAPTPNPPVILRAEGHIRSIQLTWSPSPIPSDDPMKMKGYKLYRAKVEKGPFQEIANILGKDLGIGIASSTPLDRLFKVSYTDRNLADGEDYYYRVTAYNEKNLESEMSFPIRGNTVPVVSTCAAQGDMVREIRISCEPINSPFIKGYYVYRRAPDHAEFAKIKKIEKSPLGSGRIQYTDTEGLSDGTKYYYHVTAYEEPDLETSPSFELSAVTKGKPSAPTGFSAKSGLVGKVELSWAQSFENDVEGYNLYYSDRKDGEYVLLKKIVGRNSNHHVDDIRGFGKLDDNQTLYYRLTSFNKVNIESYPAATVSATTKKRPSRPQALQGKSQRVREVPLSWVPNPESDIAAYLLYRSTTTRDSDFVKIAGVNAGTDYLDKDLKDGVTYYYRLQVEDKDGLISDLSETATVQTRSRPAAPLEIRGNYADGTAELQWEGSKSFDVVQFVVYEKRLFGGNNKLGSLKESTFRDETLPPGKSRSYVVTAVDKYGLESEPSAVITITGR
- a CDS encoding CsgG/HfaB family protein, with the protein product MKQRNIRWILLGLLMNLMLSGCVVNESYKTGREMENQKRWDDAVIFYKKAVDEDPGNSTYRDSLAAAKREAAKLHYEKAKQLFETITDENLISLESVLTEAAAAGGLDDLNPAVAAFHIQIRDKIASLQNTVKILYSQAELDMQKEAWGDVVAKLKKVNRIFPNYEDTTARLARAEQESAKQLYQQGLSLSKQDEWKLAAQAFKSVIELVPNYYDVAKLHQEAISRDSFDYFNSEAEKAIHRQNWARAVFLFEKALEYQPENADVQKKRDSLKTRVGQIYFDDALKLLNQGKLYPAMKKAEGAKNNSPALLDDPLFNELQKNLCGRMMERGDKYLERDMWGNALVWYQKVESVNPSHPELFQKLLDVKDHINKRIKKSIAVFDFGSPANDRDAGKIAANKLIAYLHRNASGDLRIIERENLQSILREMQLGQTGIVDMKSAQNVGKMRGIDTFIMGDVLHYMAKTVDTPSVSQVKVLVDEEDVRNPEFSDWLLMHPNPTMEALKTAPPRTTKKKNYQFISYRQGSAKVTALIEISYKLVDTLTGENIFSNTIAGKKIKEDKYQDAVPAGNIRHDPLDLATEPEVMDELTSEKISEMGQSVLKHYQSLEIEYFRQAQQQQQKRRNYDLAIERYVDTVFDEKLKGISTPITAKSIESIDQLIKDK